A single Anopheles funestus chromosome 2RL, idAnoFuneDA-416_04, whole genome shotgun sequence DNA region contains:
- the LOC125761593 gene encoding uncharacterized protein LOC125761593, which yields MAESKHSIQIAKMKELKKKMSTLYKEQPAEEQQQQGSSHWETIYCNINCVMEQLKIHNLKAQQLQQTEPWSEKDMVNLTKILELAYTCFKDCAYINQHAENVDGNPCNSTTQQPVFGEQMAKLKQQLDLLAFEITKLTTVKEALDNIYSSYNMELAVTSSDQDNEEEDVFD from the exons atggCTGAAAGTAAGCATTCTATCCAAATTGCCAAAATGAAGGAACTAAAAAAGAAGATGAGCACATTGTATAAAG AGCAACCCGCTGaagagcagcagcaacagggaTCGTCGCATTGGGAAACAATTTACTGCAACATTAATTGTGTGATGGAACAGCTAAAAATACATAATCTGAAAGCGCAACAACTTCAACAAACCGAACCATGGTCCGAAAAGGATATGGTAAACTTAACGAAGATTCTTGAGCTGGCATACACTTGTTTTAAGGATTGCGCTTACATCAACCAACACGCAGAGAATGTCGATGGCAATCCATGTAACTCCACAACCCAACAGCCCGTGTTTGGTGAACAAATGGCCAAACTAAAGCAGCAGCTTGATCTCCTTGCATTCGAAATAACCAAACTAACAACAGTGAAAGAGGCGCTTGATAATATCTACTCTAGCTATAATATGGAGCTGGCTGTTACATCAAGCGATCAAGATAATGAAGAAGAAGACGTCTTCGACTGA
- the LOC125761577 gene encoding S phase cyclin A-associated protein in the endoplasmic reticulum isoform X1 — protein sequence MDNRKYFNQEGKEAKNFYHLSDSGGESQRSLPKRPPIGVRPRCIQSHVSQRQKSLTKTGPRVRSASTGRDKKSELQARYWAFLFGNLERSVNEIYLTVECYENLSSCKEAILVLENYIRDFKALAEWFKVSWDYEATPLPQRPHSLAWEVRKSNPVPRVRKQLSSPGMSGKSSPSFSGKNSPCPVAEESGRISSPKKPHSSTESLSKKGSSTKLSRYDTKDASATPSEEPAVTAADDNGVAESSYVLKLDQYTQTNLEDENLTLAEYLEKYDKQHCNGTTVTGEIEGATIQPLEEGISSDVIVDEKKLSLPSEPKGEPIAPRSLTKNVSVVNMTASKPGSQRAGLQSKPSTVPKIGGIRGNVVRPPVQTSLVRKSATASSLSQSSVKIGANLPVKSATVSSMSSHASLARNRNGIKQTYALKSGSAPRTQLGNSMAAVASRLSVRSKTMIEVTCNSRTNRSFPSINKARDDLQRRSTTKLSFDANRSKEAIYSSSSTLKASTDRLGSRNSVESGSTLKPKLSVPTKAAERRSEPKSLPSTVDTTNNDGWYTVKTKRRSSLLWATRFNQPTGYASLPTLALLDENTNNDITEVEKNGAQTPKQNVKVNEHKSEINHTQRASKRAIEKSPKTATLQTRGAVSKCNGPQTLSPACSKIVKSHSSTTQLVKPLITDAGSKTQQLMVATSRAFVSRQKSDLTGLKLKTLHKEFLRSEKMKSKHPDLQQPPAVSSNDVRSVSDNTHCTIHTMQEGDNLGHLNMVDMNIQTNISTTAIDSLYASCFGESAELMYSGKKTIPHYADITSQCTSDDQEEQERDDIESDEDQRKLLEEQESLEAQIRELENTEIDFDTETDETDCEAIIDFEDTDATVESGTERQNDCTGMDGENEEEITLEARYEHVLADMNWVDRARTLDTLKAIVARHPGRAQQLHAKLSSPSRRRSLHETLKKYQAKQARALEKRQALQKEKALKIQHLLARVEDVKAAKQCLIEKKRLRMEERLQRAAENRSQYIKDKIKKAHDEEEKLREIAFIKNLEAQNKRLDFLESCKEQEVRLQDLETERQKRAEEKAAKEAAVERRRQEIEQERQKKLQQMSENRREREKRVGKMQEQKERQRQALAREKARDREERLLALQQQKLATAEELQRKIIQKQQESARRHEENIEQIRQRAVELATIPSRSADELRNEEHDEENSSVSEKESSQGSGSNLVPKVNKKRVKKLRQKLATAAEEYLTELNPLAPSIRKQSQVPRLLSTIAKGGSGMLGVERPIGQLLRLIAKAEVADFQSLWLLDGLSTIATVIENGLNPGTDVSKKAVVLSVQLYRNACTLCPQIARHAVLGSSVLVLLNALLISLKTPEEKNSLFPVELSTELILACTVALLPTSPSSKQATHRKVAERLPDLLSYIVSIGLVESLVRRIDKVHESIENETSLVLSLLASLGLLTKLVEICPAGADITRFMLTAQTTELFGTISLLYAAVVPIGESIPPRTTSLAAATFNLLVTFANLNVEAFQAVLLEQNLSLKFLDVISILLQYCVPKADVKSETQTVIIDLIATLGFFCANNKINQDLLTSDQYMCVIKNFAKLPKQFDVITYPTLVTIIHENPSARVVVGKDFNVELLEEFRRSDMAKKNRIISLLV from the exons ATGGATAATCGAAAGTACTTCAATCAGGAAGGCAAGGAGGCGAAAAACTTCTACCACCTGTCGGATAGTGGTGGCGAATCTCAGC GAAGTCTTCCGAAAAGACCCCCCATTGGTGTAAGACCACGCTGTATACAATCACATGTGTCGCAACGTCAAAAATCGCTAACCAAAACAGGACCCCGCGTACGAAGTGCCTCGACGGGACGCGATAAAAAATCCGAACTACAAGCACGGTACTGGGCTTTTCTGTTTGGCAACTTAGAGCGCTCG GTGAATGAAATCTATCTAACCGTCGAATGCTACGAAAATctatcatcatgcaaggaaGCAATATTGGTTTTGGAAAACTATATTCGTGACTTCAAAGCCCTTGCCGAATGGTTTAAGGTGTCCTGGGATTATGAGGCTACTCCTTTACCACAGCGACCCCACTCATTAGCATGGGAAGTGCGGAAAAGCAATCCAGTGCCGC GAGTTCGCAAGCAGCTCTCGAGCCCGGGGATGTCAGGTAAATCTAGTCCAAGCTTTTCTGGCAAAAATAGTCCCTGTCCTGTGGCGGAAGAATCCGGTCGGATAAGTTCGCCCAAGAAACCACATTCGTCTACAGAGAGCCTCAGTAAAAAAGGAAGCTCAACCAAATTGTCCCGCTACGATACGAAAGATGCTTCGGCAACACCTTCCGAAGAACCTGCTGTCACCGCAGCGGATGACAATGGAGTTGCTGAATCATCCTATGTGCTAAAACTCGACCAGTACACCCAAACTAATTTGGAAGATGAAAATCTTACGCTGGCAGAATATTTGGAGAAATATGATAAGCAGCATTGTAACGGAACTACTGTTACGGGTGAAATTGAAGGAGCCACTATTCAACCGTTAGAAGAAGGTATAAGCAGCGATGTTATTGTTGACGAAAAGAAGCTAAGCCTTCCAAGCGAACCGAAGGGAGAACCGATTGCGCCTAGAAGCTTAACAAAGAATGTTTCCGTTGTAAACATGACAGCTTCCAAACCTGGTTCACAGCGTGCAGGATTGCAGTCAAAACCTTCTACGGTACCGAAGATAGGTGGAATTCGCGGCAACGTGGTTCGTCCACCGGTGCAAACGAGTTTGGTCCGCAAATCGGCCACGGCGAGCAGTTTGTCCCAATCTAGTgtaaaaattggtgcaaatttACCCGTCAAAAGCGCAACAGTGTCCAGTATGTCGTCGCACGCTTCACTAGCTAGGAATAGAAATGGTATCAAGCAAACATACGCTTTGAAGTCTGGTTCTGCACCGAGAACCCAATTGGGTAACAGTATGGCAGCCGTTGCTTCAAGATTATCGGTTCGCTCAAAAACAATGATAGAAGTTACTTGCAACAGTCGAACAAATCGGTCTTTTCCTTCTATAAACAAGGCTCGCGACGATTTACAGCGACGATCGACTACGAAACTTTCGTTCGATGCAAACCGATCCAAGGAAGCCATCTACAGTTCTAGCTCAACGTTGAAAGCATCCACAGATCGGTTAGGTTCGCGGAACTCTGTTGAAAGTGGTAGTACATTGAAGCCTAAGTTATCCGTCCCTACGAAGGCTGCTGAACGTCGTTCCGAACCAAAATCACTACCCTCGACGGTCGATACGACGAATAACGATGGTTGGTATACGGTGAAAACGAAACGTCGGTCTAGCTTGCTTTGGGCGACACGATTCAACCAACCCACCGGTTATGCAAGCTTGCCCACATTGGCATTGTTGGATGAAAACACCAATAATGACATCACAGAAGTAGAGAAAAATGGTGCACAGACCccgaaacaaaacgtaaaagTGAACGAGCACAAAAGTGAAATCAATCATACGCAACGCGCATCAAAGCGTGCGATAGAAAAGTCACCGAAAACAGCAACCCTACAAACTAGAGGCGCAGTATCGAAATGTAATGGGCCACAGACACTTTCGCCCGCGTGTTCGAAAATTGTTAAATCACACTCATCCACAACGCAGCTGGTTAAACCTTTAATTACGGACGCGGGATCAAAAACTCAACAGCTGATGGTTGCGACCAGTCGCGCATTCGTTTCAAGACAAAAGTCCGATTTAACGGGTTTAAAGCTAAAAACATTACACAAGGAATTTTTACGTAGTGAAAAAATGAAGTCCAAACATCCGGATCTACAACAACCACCTGCTGTATCGTCGAATGATGTTAGGTCTGTGAGTGATAATACACACTGCACCATCCACACTATGCAGGAAGGAGATAACCTTGGTCATCTAAACATGGTTGATATGAATATTCAGACGAACATCAGTACTACAGCGATCGATAGTTTATACGCTAGCTGTTTTGGCGAATCGGCAGAGTTGATGTACAGCGGAAAAAAGACAATCCCGCATTACGCCGACATTACCAGTCAATGTACCAGTGACGACCAGGAAGAGCAAGAACGCGATGATATCGAAAGCGATGAAGATCAGCGTAAGCTGTTGGAGGAACAGGAAAGTTTGGAAGCTCAAATACGAGAACTGGAAAATACGG AAATTGACTTCGACACCGAAACCGATGAGACGGATTGTGAAGCGATCATAGACTTCGAGGACACCGATGCCACCGTTGAAAGTGGAACAGAGCGGCAGAACGATTGCACGGGAATGGATGGCGAGAATGAGGAAGAGATCACTTTGGAAGCACGTTATGAACACGTGCTGGCCGATATGAATTGGGTTGATAGAGCTCGTACTCTCGACACACTGAAAGCGATCGTAGCCCGTCATCCCGGTCGTGCACAGCAGCTTCACGCCAAACTGTCCAGTCCCTCCCGAAGGCGATCATTGCatgaaacgttaaaaaaatatcaagcCAAACAGGCACGAGCCTTAGAGAAACGGCAAGCATTGCAGAAGGAAAAGGCGCTGAAAATTCAGCATCTACTAGCGCGCGTAGAGGATGTGAAAGCTGCCAAACAGTGTTTGATAGAGAAGAAACGGCTTCGGATGGAAGAAAGATTGCAGCGAGCGGCTGAGAATCGTTCCCAGTATATAAaggacaaaattaaaaaagcacaCGATGAGGAAGAAAAGCTAAGGGAGATTGCGTTCATCAAAAATCTAGAGGCACAAAATAAGCGACTCGATTTCTTGGAATCCTGCAAAGAGCAGGAAGTGCGCCTACAGGATCTCGAAACGGAGCGCCAGAAACGTGCAGAAGAGAAGGCGGCGAAAGAAGCGGCGGTCGAGCGACGTCGGCAGGAAATCGAGCAGGAACGCCAAAAGAAACTGCAGCAAATGAGTGAAAACCGTCGTGAGCGGGAGAAACGGGTTGGCAAAATGCAGGAACAGAAGGAACGCCAGCGACAAGCATTGGCTCGTGAGAAGGCACGTGACCGGGAAGAGCGATTATTAGCCCTGCAGCAACAGAAGCTGGCCACAGCGGAAGAATTGCAACGTAAGATTATTCAGAAGCAACAGGAGTCTGCTCGCCGACATGAGGAAAACATCGAGCAAATTCGCCAACGGGCCGTCGAATTGGCGACCATTCCTAGTCGCAGTGCGGATGAGCTGAGAAATGAAGAGCATGATGAGGAAAACTCTAGCGTAAGTGAAAAGGAAAGTTCGCAGGGTAGTGGATCAAATTTGGTGCCTAAAGTGAACAAGAAGCGAGTGAAAAAGTTGCGCCAAAAGTTGGCAACTGCGGCAGAAGAATATCTCACCGAGCTTAATCCTTTGGCTCCGTCGATACGCAAACAGAGCCAGGTGCCTCGGTTGTTAAGTACTATCGCGAAAGGAGGAAGCGGTATGTTGGGTGTTGAACGACCGATCGGCCAACTGTTAAGGTTGATAGCTAAAGCGGAGGTGGCTGATTTTCAATCACTGTGGCTGTTGGATGGTTTAAGCACGATTGCAACCGTAATTGAAAACGGTCTAAATCCGGGTACGGATGTGTCAAAGAA GGCTGTAGTTCTATCGGTGCAGCTTTACCGGAACGCTTGCACATTATGTCCACAAATCGCGCGGCATGCTGTCTTAGGAAGTTCCGTTTTGGTGCTATTGAATGCTTTGTTAATTTCTCTTAAG AcgccagaagaaaaaaacagtttgtttCCGGTGGAACTTTCAACAGAGCTTATACTGGCTTGTACAGTTGCTCTTTTGCCAACAAGTCCTTCTTCGAAGCAGGCGACACATCGAAAGGTTGCGGAACGGCTGCCAGATCTTTTGAG CTATATCGTAAGCATTGGGTTAGTTGAGAGCTTGGTAAGACGAATCGATAAGGTGCATGAATCAATCGAAAATGAAACTAGTCTTGTACTTTCGCTGTTGGCCTCGTTGGGATTACTGacaaagttggttgaaatatGTCCAGCAG GTGCTGACATCACCAGATTTATGCTGACCGCACAGACAACGGAACTGTTTGGCACAATATCTCTGCTCTATGCTGCTGTTGTTCCCATTG GTGAAAGCATTCCTCCCAGAACGACTTCCTTGGCGGCGGCTACTTTTAATCTTCTGGTGACCTTTGCCAACCTGAACGTTGAAGCGTTTCAG GCAGTATTATTAGAGCAAAATCTCTCACTAAAGTTCCTCGACGTCATCAGTATACTATTGCAGTACTGTGTCCCAAAGGCGGACgtaaaaagtgaaacacaGACTGTGATAATCGACTTAATAGCAACGCTAGGTTTCTTCTGTGccaacaataaaatcaatcag GATTTATTAACATCTGATCAGTATATGTGCGTCATTAAAAATTTCGCCAAGCTACCCAAGCAATTTGACGTAATAACATATCCGACGTTGGTCACTATAATTCATGAGAACCCAAGTGCCAGAGTCGTGGTCGGCAAAGATTTCAATGTTGAG CTGCTGGAAGAATTTAGAAGATCTGATATGGCGAAGAAGAATCGCATTATATCACTTCTGGTATAG
- the LOC125761577 gene encoding S phase cyclin A-associated protein in the endoplasmic reticulum isoform X2: MDNRKYFNQEGKEAKNFYHLSDSGGESQRSLPKRPPIGVRPRCIQSHVSQRQKSLTKTGPRVRSASTGRDKKSELQARYWAFLFGNLERSVNEIYLTVECYENLSSCKEAILVLENYIRDFKALAEWFKVSWDYEATPLPQRPHSLAWEVRKSNPVPRVRKQLSSPGMSGKSSPSFSGKNSPCPVAEESGRISSPKKPHSSTESLSKKGSSTKLSRYDTKDASATPSEEPAVTAADDNGVAESSYVLKLDQYTQTNLEDENLTLAEYLEKYDKQHCNGTTVTGEIEGATIQPLEEGISSDVIVDEKKLSLPSEPKGEPIAPRSLTKNVSVVNMTASKPGSQRAGLQSKPSTVPKIGGIRGNVVRPPVQTSLVRKSATASSLSQSSVKIGANLPVKSATVSSMSSHASLARNRNGIKQTYALKSGSAPRTQLGNSMAAVASRLSVRSKTMIEVTCNSRTNRSFPSINKARDDLQRRSTTKLSFDANRSKEAIYSSSSTLKASTDRLGSRNSVESGSTLKPKLSVPTKAAERRSEPKSLPSTVDTTNNDGWYTVKTKRRSSLLWATRFNQPTGYASLPTLALLDENTNNDITEVEKNGAQTPKQNVKVNEHKSEINHTQRASKRAIEKSPKTATLQTRGAVSKCNGPQTLSPACSKIVKSHSSTTQLVKPLITDAGSKTQQLMVATSRAFVSRQKSDLTGLKLKTLHKEFLRSEKMKSKHPDLQQPPAVSSNDVRSVSDNTHCTIHTMQEGDNLGHLNMVDMNIQTNISTTAIDSLYASCFGESAELMYSGKKTIPHYADITSQCTSDDQEEQERDDIESDEDQRKLLEEQESLEAQIRELENTEIDFDTETDETDCEAIIDFEDTDATVESGTERQNDCTGMDGENEEEITLEARYEHVLADMNWVDRARTLDTLKAIVARHPGRAQQLHAKLSSPSRRRSLHETLKKYQAKQARALEKRQALQKEKALKIQHLLARVEDVKAAKQCLIEKKRLRMEERLQRAAENRSQYIKDKIKKAHDEEEKLREIAFIKNLEAQNKRLDFLESCKEQEVRLQDLETERQKRAEEKAAKEAAVERRRQEIEQERQKKLQQMSENRREREKRVGKMQEQKERQRQALAREKARDREERLLALQQQKLATAEELQRKIIQKQQESARRHEENIEQIRQRAVELATIPSRSADELRNEEHDEENSSVSEKESSQGSGSNLVPKVNKKRVKKLRQKLATAAEEYLTELNPLAPSIRKQSQVPRLLSTIAKGGSGMLGVERPIGQLLRLIAKAEVADFQSLWLLDGLSTIATVIENGLNPGTDVSKKAVVLSVQLYRNACTLCPQIARHAVLGSSVLVLLNALLISLKTPEEKNSLFPVELSTELILACTVALLPTSPSSKQATHRKVAERLPDLLSYIVSIGLVESLVRRIDKVHESIENETSLVLSLLASLGLLTKLVEICPAGADITRFMLTAQTTELFGTISLLYAAVVPIGESIPPRTTSLAAATFNLLVTFANLNVEAFQVFDL; this comes from the exons ATGGATAATCGAAAGTACTTCAATCAGGAAGGCAAGGAGGCGAAAAACTTCTACCACCTGTCGGATAGTGGTGGCGAATCTCAGC GAAGTCTTCCGAAAAGACCCCCCATTGGTGTAAGACCACGCTGTATACAATCACATGTGTCGCAACGTCAAAAATCGCTAACCAAAACAGGACCCCGCGTACGAAGTGCCTCGACGGGACGCGATAAAAAATCCGAACTACAAGCACGGTACTGGGCTTTTCTGTTTGGCAACTTAGAGCGCTCG GTGAATGAAATCTATCTAACCGTCGAATGCTACGAAAATctatcatcatgcaaggaaGCAATATTGGTTTTGGAAAACTATATTCGTGACTTCAAAGCCCTTGCCGAATGGTTTAAGGTGTCCTGGGATTATGAGGCTACTCCTTTACCACAGCGACCCCACTCATTAGCATGGGAAGTGCGGAAAAGCAATCCAGTGCCGC GAGTTCGCAAGCAGCTCTCGAGCCCGGGGATGTCAGGTAAATCTAGTCCAAGCTTTTCTGGCAAAAATAGTCCCTGTCCTGTGGCGGAAGAATCCGGTCGGATAAGTTCGCCCAAGAAACCACATTCGTCTACAGAGAGCCTCAGTAAAAAAGGAAGCTCAACCAAATTGTCCCGCTACGATACGAAAGATGCTTCGGCAACACCTTCCGAAGAACCTGCTGTCACCGCAGCGGATGACAATGGAGTTGCTGAATCATCCTATGTGCTAAAACTCGACCAGTACACCCAAACTAATTTGGAAGATGAAAATCTTACGCTGGCAGAATATTTGGAGAAATATGATAAGCAGCATTGTAACGGAACTACTGTTACGGGTGAAATTGAAGGAGCCACTATTCAACCGTTAGAAGAAGGTATAAGCAGCGATGTTATTGTTGACGAAAAGAAGCTAAGCCTTCCAAGCGAACCGAAGGGAGAACCGATTGCGCCTAGAAGCTTAACAAAGAATGTTTCCGTTGTAAACATGACAGCTTCCAAACCTGGTTCACAGCGTGCAGGATTGCAGTCAAAACCTTCTACGGTACCGAAGATAGGTGGAATTCGCGGCAACGTGGTTCGTCCACCGGTGCAAACGAGTTTGGTCCGCAAATCGGCCACGGCGAGCAGTTTGTCCCAATCTAGTgtaaaaattggtgcaaatttACCCGTCAAAAGCGCAACAGTGTCCAGTATGTCGTCGCACGCTTCACTAGCTAGGAATAGAAATGGTATCAAGCAAACATACGCTTTGAAGTCTGGTTCTGCACCGAGAACCCAATTGGGTAACAGTATGGCAGCCGTTGCTTCAAGATTATCGGTTCGCTCAAAAACAATGATAGAAGTTACTTGCAACAGTCGAACAAATCGGTCTTTTCCTTCTATAAACAAGGCTCGCGACGATTTACAGCGACGATCGACTACGAAACTTTCGTTCGATGCAAACCGATCCAAGGAAGCCATCTACAGTTCTAGCTCAACGTTGAAAGCATCCACAGATCGGTTAGGTTCGCGGAACTCTGTTGAAAGTGGTAGTACATTGAAGCCTAAGTTATCCGTCCCTACGAAGGCTGCTGAACGTCGTTCCGAACCAAAATCACTACCCTCGACGGTCGATACGACGAATAACGATGGTTGGTATACGGTGAAAACGAAACGTCGGTCTAGCTTGCTTTGGGCGACACGATTCAACCAACCCACCGGTTATGCAAGCTTGCCCACATTGGCATTGTTGGATGAAAACACCAATAATGACATCACAGAAGTAGAGAAAAATGGTGCACAGACCccgaaacaaaacgtaaaagTGAACGAGCACAAAAGTGAAATCAATCATACGCAACGCGCATCAAAGCGTGCGATAGAAAAGTCACCGAAAACAGCAACCCTACAAACTAGAGGCGCAGTATCGAAATGTAATGGGCCACAGACACTTTCGCCCGCGTGTTCGAAAATTGTTAAATCACACTCATCCACAACGCAGCTGGTTAAACCTTTAATTACGGACGCGGGATCAAAAACTCAACAGCTGATGGTTGCGACCAGTCGCGCATTCGTTTCAAGACAAAAGTCCGATTTAACGGGTTTAAAGCTAAAAACATTACACAAGGAATTTTTACGTAGTGAAAAAATGAAGTCCAAACATCCGGATCTACAACAACCACCTGCTGTATCGTCGAATGATGTTAGGTCTGTGAGTGATAATACACACTGCACCATCCACACTATGCAGGAAGGAGATAACCTTGGTCATCTAAACATGGTTGATATGAATATTCAGACGAACATCAGTACTACAGCGATCGATAGTTTATACGCTAGCTGTTTTGGCGAATCGGCAGAGTTGATGTACAGCGGAAAAAAGACAATCCCGCATTACGCCGACATTACCAGTCAATGTACCAGTGACGACCAGGAAGAGCAAGAACGCGATGATATCGAAAGCGATGAAGATCAGCGTAAGCTGTTGGAGGAACAGGAAAGTTTGGAAGCTCAAATACGAGAACTGGAAAATACGG AAATTGACTTCGACACCGAAACCGATGAGACGGATTGTGAAGCGATCATAGACTTCGAGGACACCGATGCCACCGTTGAAAGTGGAACAGAGCGGCAGAACGATTGCACGGGAATGGATGGCGAGAATGAGGAAGAGATCACTTTGGAAGCACGTTATGAACACGTGCTGGCCGATATGAATTGGGTTGATAGAGCTCGTACTCTCGACACACTGAAAGCGATCGTAGCCCGTCATCCCGGTCGTGCACAGCAGCTTCACGCCAAACTGTCCAGTCCCTCCCGAAGGCGATCATTGCatgaaacgttaaaaaaatatcaagcCAAACAGGCACGAGCCTTAGAGAAACGGCAAGCATTGCAGAAGGAAAAGGCGCTGAAAATTCAGCATCTACTAGCGCGCGTAGAGGATGTGAAAGCTGCCAAACAGTGTTTGATAGAGAAGAAACGGCTTCGGATGGAAGAAAGATTGCAGCGAGCGGCTGAGAATCGTTCCCAGTATATAAaggacaaaattaaaaaagcacaCGATGAGGAAGAAAAGCTAAGGGAGATTGCGTTCATCAAAAATCTAGAGGCACAAAATAAGCGACTCGATTTCTTGGAATCCTGCAAAGAGCAGGAAGTGCGCCTACAGGATCTCGAAACGGAGCGCCAGAAACGTGCAGAAGAGAAGGCGGCGAAAGAAGCGGCGGTCGAGCGACGTCGGCAGGAAATCGAGCAGGAACGCCAAAAGAAACTGCAGCAAATGAGTGAAAACCGTCGTGAGCGGGAGAAACGGGTTGGCAAAATGCAGGAACAGAAGGAACGCCAGCGACAAGCATTGGCTCGTGAGAAGGCACGTGACCGGGAAGAGCGATTATTAGCCCTGCAGCAACAGAAGCTGGCCACAGCGGAAGAATTGCAACGTAAGATTATTCAGAAGCAACAGGAGTCTGCTCGCCGACATGAGGAAAACATCGAGCAAATTCGCCAACGGGCCGTCGAATTGGCGACCATTCCTAGTCGCAGTGCGGATGAGCTGAGAAATGAAGAGCATGATGAGGAAAACTCTAGCGTAAGTGAAAAGGAAAGTTCGCAGGGTAGTGGATCAAATTTGGTGCCTAAAGTGAACAAGAAGCGAGTGAAAAAGTTGCGCCAAAAGTTGGCAACTGCGGCAGAAGAATATCTCACCGAGCTTAATCCTTTGGCTCCGTCGATACGCAAACAGAGCCAGGTGCCTCGGTTGTTAAGTACTATCGCGAAAGGAGGAAGCGGTATGTTGGGTGTTGAACGACCGATCGGCCAACTGTTAAGGTTGATAGCTAAAGCGGAGGTGGCTGATTTTCAATCACTGTGGCTGTTGGATGGTTTAAGCACGATTGCAACCGTAATTGAAAACGGTCTAAATCCGGGTACGGATGTGTCAAAGAA GGCTGTAGTTCTATCGGTGCAGCTTTACCGGAACGCTTGCACATTATGTCCACAAATCGCGCGGCATGCTGTCTTAGGAAGTTCCGTTTTGGTGCTATTGAATGCTTTGTTAATTTCTCTTAAG AcgccagaagaaaaaaacagtttgtttCCGGTGGAACTTTCAACAGAGCTTATACTGGCTTGTACAGTTGCTCTTTTGCCAACAAGTCCTTCTTCGAAGCAGGCGACACATCGAAAGGTTGCGGAACGGCTGCCAGATCTTTTGAG CTATATCGTAAGCATTGGGTTAGTTGAGAGCTTGGTAAGACGAATCGATAAGGTGCATGAATCAATCGAAAATGAAACTAGTCTTGTACTTTCGCTGTTGGCCTCGTTGGGATTACTGacaaagttggttgaaatatGTCCAGCAG GTGCTGACATCACCAGATTTATGCTGACCGCACAGACAACGGAACTGTTTGGCACAATATCTCTGCTCTATGCTGCTGTTGTTCCCATTG GTGAAAGCATTCCTCCCAGAACGACTTCCTTGGCGGCGGCTACTTTTAATCTTCTGGTGACCTTTGCCAACCTGAACGTTGAAGCGTTTCAG gTATTTGATCTATAA